GATTCTTTCTTCTTTGATGATGCTTATAATGCAGGGTTCCAGCTTGTCGCTATAAGTGCCGTACCGGGTATCCATATTAAAGTATAACATGAATATGTCAAACAAGGCGGCTGTCTCTTTGTCCAGGCTATTCTTCTTTTTGGTCAATCTCTCCAAGTATGGAAGTACCCGTTTGTTTAATGCTTCATTATAAATAAGTCTCATGATTCTATTTGTTTTTAAGTGTTTTGTAGGATATTAGGATATAATGATTACCATAACCTTCCCGATAGCATAGCCAGCCGGATGAAGGTTAATGTGGAGTCTTCTTCTAGCAGGATGGGAGAGGATAAGTCTCCCGTTTCCGCATCATTGATAAAGATACGGAAAATTCCGTCCTCGTATGATTGCAGGGCATTGGTGATTGCTTCGACTTCTGCGGCAGGTTTGCCGTTATAGTTTACTGCAAAACCAACTTTGCCGGAAGTTGCTTTATTTTCCACTTCTTCCTGTGTGAGGTATTTTAGTACTTCGCTTTGTTGCAAGCGTTCATTATATTCACAGACTTGCCAACTGACGATGGCTTCAATCAACCCCTGTACATCGACAGGCGGAATAGGAAAATCGACAGGAATCTTTTCGATACTGCATTTTCGCTTTCCTAACTGTTTGACTTGGACATATACTCTCATATTCTCTTTATTGGGTGATCTGAATACTTGATGTAATAGCATTCAGATCGGTTTCGGCTTCTTCATCATAGACAAGCATAACAATGGCAAAAATTCGCTTCTTGCTTTCTTGGAAATAGTGTAATACAATTTGTTGTATGTCTTCTCCCGGTTCATCAGGAGTTCCGATGTGCAGAGGGTTTGTAGTTTTTGTCATGGATAGCCCGTTGATGTTGATATTGCTCTGCTTATAGTCTTCCGATGGTTCTCCTTGTGCATTTCGCGGGAGAGTGAGCGATAACTTCTTGATATGTTCAAACTCTTTTTGTGTATCGTAGGTCAGAGCGGTAACCGTCAGTTGGTTGGCACCGTTGACGAGCCTAAGCAACGGAGGTTCTGCGCTGGGAGTCAATCCTTTCGCTCCTGTTATTTTCCTCCAGTTGGTAGGATACTGGCAACTGAAATTTGTTTCTGCATCGTAATAAGAAAGCCATGTATCGTTATTGCCTATCGGAACGTATGGAGGATAGTGGCTGATAGAAGAACTGTTGGCAGTCTTCATGTCGGCTTGGTTACCATTTTCGTTTTCTTCTTCCAGTTCACCATTCAGATAGGCTTCTACAATACCGCTTTCCCATTCACTGCGTATGTCTTGATAAAGAGGGGGAACGTTCTTGCAAAGCATCAAGAAGCTGAACAGGAAAATGCAAAAGATACCAAGCTCCCCAAGGATTGAAACGGTGCGTTGCGCATCGGCTTTTTCAAATTTATAGCTGCATACATAGATGATTCCCAGTAGGAAACCGCTTAATAATCCGCCAATATGTGCAGCGTTGTCAATCCCGGCTTTCATGCCATAAACCAGATTGTAACCGACAAAAATAAGGATACTGGTCAATAATGCTTTCCGTTGTTCCTTTGCGATGCGATAGAAGAACAGGAAGGCGAGGAATATACCATAAAGTCCGAAGATAGCTCCGGAGGCTCCGGCACTGATTGTCTCGCTGTGCATATAAAGACTGAATACTGCCGAACATAGTCCGGTCAGTAAATAAGACATGAACATCCGACGGCTTCCTATCAGTCCTTCCAGTAGAAGTCCTACGTACATGAAAGCGTACATATTCATTAGTAGATGAAAAGCACCGATATGTATGAAGTTACAGGTCACTGCACGCCACCAGTCGCCTGTAAGGGTCAGCGGTCCGAAGTCGGCTCCCCATTTCAGCAGTGATAAGGTGGAAGGAGACATGATTCCCACTCCGGATGCAATCATCACAATAAATACAAGGATGTTGAGGTCTATCAGGATAGGTGTTGCCATAGAACCTTTGCGGGGAATAAAGAACGACCAGAAAGAGTTCCTTTTCTTTTCTTCCTCCAGATAGGCTTTTTCTTCTTCTGTGAGCGGACGGTTACACTCTTCCTCGAAATCTTTTGCCTTTTGGGTTAGCTCTTCCGGGGTAAGGGATGTTTTTATTTCTTTCATCGTCTCGCGTAGCTTTTGTATATTTTTTCTGTTCTTTCCATAGTCTACAAATTGTACGGAAGAGGATTGGCTACGCACAGCTACTTCTCCATCGCTTCCCGGTTCTATGGTGAAGGTTATTTCCTCTCCATGAGAATACATATTGAACGGGACTTCGAATCGTGCTCCTTCCGGAGTCACTTCCTCGATATTCCACTCCAGCTTTTGCGAAGCTTCAAGAGCCAGTATAAGGATTTCTGTTTTTGATAAACCCGGTAAATGCAGTTTGTCGTTATATGAAGGTTTGAGTGCCATATTTCTATTCTTATATAGAGTCGTCGATTAAAAATTACTTATCTCACTGACAAATGTATAGAATAATAATGAAAAATAATAGAATGTGACAAATAAAAAAGCATCCGCTTCCTAAGAAGGGATGCTTTTATGAGATTTGATAGCGTATTTATTACTTTTTGTAGAATGCCAAATCTTCTTTATCGAAGTTCTTGATGAAGTTTGAGTGCTTTTCTACTTCCGCTTCTGCATAGTTCAAATATACATGTGCAGATTTGGAGAACAGTTCGGAAGCCTTGCTGGCATCTTGAATCAGCAGGTGACACATGATAATGTCAGCAGCCATTTCCACCAGTTTGCGAGCGGTGAAGTCAAGCAATTCCTGGTCTTGTACTTCTTTCACTGCATTGGTGCTTGCTTCGAATTTGTCAGCCATCTTTTTCAGACGAGACA
This portion of the Bacteroides acidifaciens genome encodes:
- a CDS encoding rhomboid family intramembrane serine protease; this translates as MALKPSYNDKLHLPGLSKTEILILALEASQKLEWNIEEVTPEGARFEVPFNMYSHGEEITFTIEPGSDGEVAVRSQSSSVQFVDYGKNRKNIQKLRETMKEIKTSLTPEELTQKAKDFEEECNRPLTEEEKAYLEEEKKRNSFWSFFIPRKGSMATPILIDLNILVFIVMIASGVGIMSPSTLSLLKWGADFGPLTLTGDWWRAVTCNFIHIGAFHLLMNMYAFMYVGLLLEGLIGSRRMFMSYLLTGLCSAVFSLYMHSETISAGASGAIFGLYGIFLAFLFFYRIAKEQRKALLTSILIFVGYNLVYGMKAGIDNAAHIGGLLSGFLLGIIYVCSYKFEKADAQRTVSILGELGIFCIFLFSFLMLCKNVPPLYQDIRSEWESGIVEAYLNGELEEENENGNQADMKTANSSSISHYPPYVPIGNNDTWLSYYDAETNFSCQYPTNWRKITGAKGLTPSAEPPLLRLVNGANQLTVTALTYDTQKEFEHIKKLSLTLPRNAQGEPSEDYKQSNININGLSMTKTTNPLHIGTPDEPGEDIQQIVLHYFQESKKRIFAIVMLVYDEEAETDLNAITSSIQITQ